A genomic window from Acinetobacter chinensis includes:
- a CDS encoding O-succinylhomoserine sulfhydrylase, with the protein MNQQDEFEYQLDTLAIRTGHDRTFEGEHSEPIFLTSSFVCESAADAAAKFSGEIPGNTYSRYTNPTVHTFEKRLAVLDGAERAVATSSGMAAVHAVCLAYLKAGDHVICSRAVFGSIISLFEKYVVKFGVDVTFVDLEDLDAWKKAVRPNTRLLFIETPSNPLAQVGDMQAIADIAHEHGALFAVDNTFCTPVLQQPIKFGADLIVYSSTKYIDGQGRALGGAVVGNHQLLEEINGVIRTLGNSMSPFNAWIFLKGLETLSLRMKAHCASAQKLAEWLDQHEKVEKVYYAGLPHHEGHELAKKQQSGFGGVVSFVVKGERQGAWTVIDNTRFLSITSNLGDVKSTITHPATTSHGRMSADAKQAAGIVEGLIRISVGLEDIDDIIGDISRGLDLI; encoded by the coding sequence ATGAACCAACAAGATGAATTTGAATATCAACTGGATACTTTAGCAATCCGTACAGGTCATGACCGTACTTTTGAGGGGGAACACAGTGAGCCAATATTTCTGACTTCTTCTTTTGTCTGTGAAAGTGCTGCCGATGCTGCTGCTAAATTTTCAGGCGAAATTCCAGGGAATACTTATTCACGTTATACAAATCCAACCGTGCACACTTTTGAAAAGCGTCTGGCTGTCCTGGATGGTGCTGAACGCGCAGTTGCAACCAGTTCAGGTATGGCAGCAGTTCATGCGGTGTGTCTGGCTTATCTGAAAGCAGGTGATCATGTTATCTGTTCACGTGCAGTCTTTGGTTCAATCATTTCACTGTTTGAAAAATACGTCGTCAAATTCGGTGTGGATGTTACTTTTGTAGATCTTGAAGATCTGGATGCATGGAAAAAGGCAGTACGTCCAAATACCCGTCTGCTGTTTATTGAAACACCATCGAACCCTCTGGCTCAGGTCGGTGATATGCAGGCAATTGCAGATATTGCACATGAACACGGCGCTTTATTTGCAGTGGATAATACGTTCTGCACGCCTGTTTTACAGCAACCGATAAAATTTGGTGCAGACCTGATTGTTTATTCATCAACCAAATATATTGATGGTCAGGGGCGTGCGCTGGGCGGTGCTGTCGTGGGTAATCATCAGTTACTGGAAGAAATTAATGGTGTAATCAGAACTTTGGGTAACTCCATGAGTCCTTTTAATGCCTGGATTTTCTTGAAAGGACTGGAAACACTCAGTCTGCGTATGAAAGCACATTGTGCAAGCGCTCAAAAACTGGCGGAATGGCTGGATCAGCATGAAAAAGTTGAGAAAGTTTATTATGCAGGTCTGCCACATCATGAAGGACATGAATTGGCTAAAAAACAACAGTCCGGATTTGGTGGTGTTGTTTCCTTTGTAGTGAAAGGTGAACGTCAGGGTGCGTGGACAGTAATTGATAATACACGTTTCTTATCCATTACAAGTAATCTGGGTGATGTTAAGTCGACCATTACTCATCCTGCAACCACTTCTCATGGCAGAATGTCTGCAGATGCTAAACAGGCAGCAGGAATTGTGGAAGGATTAATCCGTATATCTGTTGGTCTTGAAGATATTGATGATATTATCGGTGACATCAGTCGTGGTCTGGATTTAATCTGA
- a CDS encoding alpha/beta fold hydrolase: protein MKRMKETENKKQLLNSKLKNLSTRIFNGKSLVLSQSTPYEVIARFDRTRVRYYAAPEKKYAEPLVFTAPLAINMAIYDLYPYRSLIKYFQNAGFDVYLLDWGRLKYDSRDFNFLTFIDNYIPQCIESIQKHSGSEKISLHGWSMAGIFVLLYTARHHPSAVKNLIVLGSPIDSYKSGGIGKLYRRINYMLSKRPAFQQKVYKGILPKRLLHTPGLLNAIGFKILDPKGWYDGHKQLLQNLDDDQTIHEHATLGNFLNHMVDYPAGVNQDMLFNVWLQNPLKNGSIQLKKQKIELKHIDCPLLIGAGKNDQMVTAAAVEPLTALTGSKDVTFTLVPGGHLGLMSSQKSSEEFWPALAEWLDQRSTKI, encoded by the coding sequence ATGAAAAGAATGAAAGAAACCGAAAATAAAAAGCAACTGCTCAACAGCAAGCTCAAAAATCTGTCCACCCGGATTTTTAATGGCAAATCACTGGTGCTTTCTCAGTCCACACCTTATGAGGTCATTGCCCGTTTCGACCGTACCCGAGTCCGTTATTATGCAGCGCCAGAAAAAAAGTATGCTGAGCCACTGGTGTTTACAGCACCGCTGGCAATCAATATGGCAATTTACGATCTGTACCCTTACCGCTCACTGATCAAATACTTCCAGAATGCAGGCTTTGATGTCTATCTGCTTGACTGGGGAAGACTGAAATATGACAGCCGGGATTTTAATTTCCTGACATTCATCGACAATTACATACCACAGTGTATCGAAAGCATTCAGAAACATTCAGGCAGTGAAAAGATTTCATTACACGGATGGAGCATGGCAGGTATTTTTGTACTGCTTTACACTGCACGCCACCACCCAAGTGCCGTTAAAAACCTGATTGTACTGGGCAGTCCGATTGACAGCTATAAATCCGGTGGCATTGGTAAACTGTATCGCCGTATTAACTACATGCTGTCAAAACGCCCTGCTTTTCAGCAAAAAGTATATAAAGGGATTTTACCGAAACGACTGTTGCATACCCCAGGTCTCTTAAACGCCATTGGCTTTAAAATACTCGATCCTAAAGGCTGGTACGATGGTCATAAGCAACTGTTACAGAATTTGGATGATGATCAGACCATTCATGAGCATGCAACACTGGGTAATTTTCTGAACCATATGGTAGATTATCCCGCTGGCGTAAACCAGGATATGCTGTTTAATGTATGGCTGCAGAATCCATTAAAAAATGGCTCAATTCAGCTGAAAAAGCAAAAAATTGAGTTAAAGCATATTGATTGTCCTTTGCTGATTGGTGCAGGTAAAAATGATCAGATGGTGACAGCTGCTGCTGTTGAACCACTGACTGCATTAACTGGCAGTAAAGATGTTACATTTACACTTGTTCCGGGTGGACACCTGGGACTGATGTCCAGCCAGAAGAGCTCAGAAGAGTTCTGGCCTGCACTTGCTGAATGGCTGGATCAACGTTCAACAAAAATTTAA
- a CDS encoding YidB family protein, with product MTDLSNIVEILAKQALGGQQQSQGGLGGILGSLLGGLGGGQQQSQGGLGGILGSVLGGLGGQQSAPAATGGFNAQSLLIAVVPLVLGWIQQQGGLQGALAKLQGAGLDGQVQSWVDPSQSNSAASAQQIQSLFNTQEVEQVAQQAQVSAQEVYGAISSVLPQIIDSLTPQGDATDQHEANADIQQVMNLVSGFLKR from the coding sequence ATGACTGATTTAAGTAATATTGTAGAAATTCTTGCGAAGCAGGCACTTGGTGGTCAACAGCAGTCACAGGGTGGACTCGGTGGTATTCTTGGCTCGCTCCTGGGTGGATTGGGTGGTGGACAACAGCAGTCGCAGGGCGGATTGGGCGGTATTCTAGGTTCAGTGCTGGGTGGATTGGGCGGTCAGCAGTCAGCGCCAGCAGCTACAGGCGGATTTAACGCACAATCGCTGTTGATCGCAGTTGTACCTTTGGTTCTGGGTTGGATTCAGCAACAGGGCGGTTTACAGGGTGCACTGGCTAAACTGCAGGGCGCGGGTCTGGACGGTCAGGTTCAGAGCTGGGTAGATCCATCTCAGTCCAACAGTGCCGCTTCTGCACAGCAGATACAGTCGTTGTTCAACACACAGGAGGTTGAACAGGTTGCGCAACAGGCACAGGTTTCAGCTCAGGAAGTCTACGGTGCTATTTCATCCGTATTGCCGCAGATCATAGATTCATTGACACCGCAAGGTGATGCAACTGATCAACATGAAGCGAATGCAGATATTCAACAGGTTATGAACCTGGTTTCTGGTTTTCTGAAACGTTAA
- a CDS encoding YARHG domain-containing protein codes for MNRFTIAVFASLAALTGVNSVAASPEQECQKLKNDHDVIYASKGFCFKDPEAKAKFGNDNCYTSKPKFSDKEQQRLDEIKDRQKELNCK; via the coding sequence ATGAACAGGTTCACTATTGCTGTATTTGCGAGTCTTGCTGCTCTTACCGGGGTAAACTCTGTGGCCGCTTCACCTGAACAGGAATGTCAGAAACTCAAAAATGATCATGATGTCATCTATGCATCAAAAGGTTTCTGTTTTAAAGACCCTGAAGCAAAAGCTAAGTTTGGTAATGACAACTGTTATACAAGTAAACCAAAGTTTTCAGATAAAGAGCAACAACGACTTGACGAAATCAAGGATCGTCAGAAAGAATTGAACTGTAAATAA
- a CDS encoding DUF2797 domain-containing protein — protein sequence MELQGICHKMHAGLKDLSVTDQQTHRANVEYKFILDRSEVQLPFLPGQEIELEWTGNIYCVSCGSKTPKSYSQGHCFKCFKTKASCDMCIMKPETCHYHLGTCREDSFAHEVCFQPHIVYLANSSALKVGITRLGQMPTRWLDQGATQALPIMKVGSRRLSGQLEIMFGTQVADKTDWRKLLKGEAEPINLTEIREQLIDEFAPKIETIRNEFGQNLEFNENIELLEDELPREFIYPVEQYPEKIKSHNLDKTPVIRGKLHGIKGQYLIMDTGVINIRKYTGYELKIRTE from the coding sequence ATGGAACTTCAGGGCATTTGCCATAAAATGCACGCGGGTCTTAAAGACCTTAGTGTAACTGATCAACAGACGCACAGGGCAAATGTTGAATACAAATTCATACTGGACCGATCAGAAGTTCAGCTGCCATTTCTACCTGGACAGGAGATCGAGCTGGAATGGACCGGAAATATTTACTGCGTATCCTGTGGTTCAAAAACCCCAAAATCCTATTCGCAGGGACACTGCTTTAAGTGTTTTAAAACAAAAGCTTCATGTGATATGTGTATCATGAAGCCAGAAACCTGCCATTATCACCTGGGAACATGCAGAGAAGACTCTTTTGCTCATGAAGTCTGCTTTCAGCCTCATATTGTTTACCTTGCCAATTCCAGTGCCTTAAAAGTTGGCATTACCCGTCTTGGGCAGATGCCAACACGCTGGCTGGATCAGGGTGCAACTCAGGCATTACCTATCATGAAAGTAGGCTCAAGAAGATTGTCAGGTCAGCTTGAAATTATGTTCGGAACTCAGGTTGCAGATAAAACGGACTGGCGCAAACTGTTAAAGGGTGAAGCTGAGCCGATTAATTTAACTGAAATCAGAGAACAACTGATCGATGAGTTTGCTCCAAAAATCGAAACGATCCGTAATGAGTTCGGGCAAAACCTGGAATTTAATGAAAATATTGAACTGCTTGAAGATGAACTGCCACGGGAGTTTATTTATCCAGTTGAACAATACCCTGAAAAAATCAAATCACATAACCTGGATAAGACACCGGTTATCCGTGGGAAATTACATGGGATTAAAGGGCAATATCTGATTATGGACACAGGCGTTATCAATATCCGTAAATATACCGGTTATGAATTAAAAATCCGAACTGAATAA
- a CDS encoding NAD(P)-dependent oxidoreductase, with amino-acid sequence MIQSVSFIGLGAMGYRMAAHLTKHFSTVLVWNRNFEKAEKHAAEYGTQAVTLNEAVQADIIFSCLPTSQDVELLITELELKPGSVWVDCTSGVPASAKILAAQLKLKNVDFLDAPVSGQTVGAENGTLTVMVGGDAAAFEKALPAMQTFGKLIKHVGESGAGFAVKAVNNMLMAVNLCSVAEGFTTLKAHGVNLNEALDCINASSGKSMVTETVLPQRILNRSFPLTFALPLLAKDTGIALDLIRDAKLSAPVIALTQSLIQAASDLSEKDSDFSTAVKMYESWSKITIE; translated from the coding sequence ATGATTCAGTCAGTCTCATTTATTGGATTAGGCGCAATGGGTTACCGTATGGCAGCACATTTAACCAAGCACTTCAGTACGGTACTGGTCTGGAACAGAAACTTTGAGAAAGCTGAAAAGCATGCTGCTGAGTATGGAACACAGGCTGTAACATTAAACGAAGCTGTTCAGGCAGACATTATTTTCTCCTGCCTTCCAACCAGCCAGGATGTTGAACTGCTCATTACAGAACTGGAACTGAAGCCAGGTTCTGTCTGGGTGGACTGTACAAGTGGCGTGCCTGCATCTGCAAAAATACTGGCTGCACAACTGAAACTGAAAAATGTCGATTTCCTGGACGCACCTGTCAGTGGACAGACTGTAGGCGCGGAAAATGGCACACTGACCGTCATGGTTGGTGGTGATGCCGCAGCATTTGAGAAAGCACTGCCTGCCATGCAGACATTTGGCAAACTTATTAAACATGTCGGTGAATCCGGTGCAGGTTTTGCAGTCAAAGCCGTAAACAATATGTTAATGGCTGTAAACCTCTGCTCAGTCGCTGAAGGATTTACCACACTGAAAGCACATGGTGTGAACCTGAATGAGGCACTTGATTGTATCAATGCTTCCAGTGGAAAAAGCATGGTGACCGAAACTGTTTTACCACAGCGTATTTTAAACCGCTCATTTCCTTTAACCTTTGCACTGCCTTTACTGGCAAAGGATACAGGAATTGCACTCGACCTGATCCGTGATGCAAAACTCTCTGCACCTGTGATTGCTTTAACACAAAGCCTGATTCAGGCTGCCAGTGATTTATCTGAAAAAGACAGTGACTTTTCCACTGCTGTAAAAATGTACGAATCATGGAGTAAGATTACAATAGAATAA
- the recR gene encoding recombination mediator RecR: MFSDRFDQLVQALRILPSVGPKSAQRMALHLLMKNREGAVGLAHALNEATGYIQECTVCHSLTEDEVCNICLSHDRDTHVLCVVESPADVMAIEQSGSFRGRYHVLGGHLSPLDGIGPDEIGIPHLIHRLSDGQITEVILATNATVEGQATAHYLVEAARHLPVQMTRIAQGVPQGGELEYVDSHTLSQAVHNRMRMK; the protein is encoded by the coding sequence GTGTTCAGCGATCGTTTTGATCAGCTTGTACAGGCTTTGCGTATTTTGCCAAGTGTTGGGCCGAAATCGGCTCAACGCATGGCATTACACCTGTTGATGAAAAACAGGGAAGGTGCTGTAGGGCTTGCACATGCTTTAAATGAAGCAACTGGATATATTCAGGAGTGTACAGTCTGTCATTCTTTAACAGAGGATGAAGTCTGTAATATCTGCCTGTCTCATGATCGTGATACGCATGTACTGTGTGTTGTTGAATCACCGGCAGATGTTATGGCTATTGAGCAGAGTGGCAGTTTCAGAGGGAGATACCATGTTCTGGGGGGGCATCTGTCACCTTTGGATGGAATAGGTCCCGATGAAATCGGTATTCCGCATCTGATCCACCGTTTAAGCGATGGTCAGATTACTGAAGTCATCCTGGCGACCAATGCAACCGTAGAGGGGCAGGCAACGGCTCACTATCTGGTGGAAGCAGCCAGGCATTTACCTGTACAGATGACCAGGATTGCTCAGGGCGTACCTCAAGGTGGTGAACTGGAGTATGTGGACAGTCACACACTCAGTCAGGCAGTACACAACAGAATGCGTATGAAATAA
- a CDS encoding HIT family protein — MAYDNQNIFARILRGELPAIKVYEDDQVLAFMDIMPQADGHTLVIPKTAAVTLLDLPAENAAYTIQIVQKIARAMEKGLGVEGIVLMQLSGMAAGQTVPHVHFHLIPSSVHELGKHAIQMGDQEKIAALAEKIKAAL, encoded by the coding sequence ATGGCTTACGACAATCAGAATATCTTTGCCAGAATTTTACGTGGCGAGCTACCAGCCATCAAAGTCTATGAAGATGATCAGGTTCTTGCCTTTATGGACATCATGCCACAGGCAGATGGTCACACACTTGTCATTCCTAAAACAGCTGCCGTTACTCTGCTAGACTTACCTGCTGAAAATGCAGCATATACCATCCAGATTGTTCAAAAAATTGCCAGAGCTATGGAAAAAGGCCTGGGCGTTGAAGGAATTGTACTGATGCAACTGTCAGGTATGGCAGCAGGTCAGACTGTTCCACACGTACATTTCCACCTGATCCCAAGTTCAGTGCACGAACTGGGTAAGCATGCCATTCAAATGGGTGATCAGGAAAAAATTGCAGCGCTAGCGGAAAAAATTAAAGCTGCGCTCTGA
- a CDS encoding YbaB/EbfC family nucleoid-associated protein, which yields MNINMLMQQAQRMQKDMESNVKKAKEELAQTEVQAEAGGGLVKVTMTCRNVVKRIEINPELLQDDPDMIEDLIAAAMNDAARQAEVITEEKMKGANSGMGLPPGLSGLF from the coding sequence ATGAACATTAATATGTTGATGCAGCAAGCGCAGCGTATGCAGAAAGACATGGAAAGCAATGTCAAAAAAGCCAAAGAGGAGCTTGCGCAGACTGAAGTTCAGGCTGAAGCAGGTGGCGGTCTGGTGAAAGTCACCATGACCTGTCGCAATGTTGTTAAACGTATTGAAATCAATCCTGAACTGCTTCAGGACGATCCAGATATGATTGAGGATCTGATTGCTGCAGCAATGAATGATGCTGCACGTCAGGCTGAAGTGATTACTGAAGAGAAAATGAAAGGTGCTAATTCTGGAATGGGCTTGCCACCAGGTTTGTCAGGTTTATTCTAA
- a CDS encoding ribonuclease D, translating to MFQFIQQQKDLENVLALMGQTKTYGLDTEFIKVDTLWPKLGLFQINVNDQIYLLDGTTLDLTGFWQRLFSAQQNVFHACSEDIDLIYHYSQQKELKNVFDTQVALSFLGHGLQVSYQNALKLILDVDIEKDQTRSDWLARPLSPEQMNYAANDVLYLMKLSDNIQLELKNKSLLSFVLEDCSNLTHEIGVETLADELYHDIGNYRHSRRQLMQLQQIAVWREQMVKALNQPRSFILRNSTMIDMVEKNPRNHFQLSTVKDIRPNIVREHGKTILDLLKFLPEQEHWPLRMARPIRHASKETESRVEMVIQNASLETDIPKEVLIRKKWMNAIYQHVVFHNDEEKLPAFLKGWRYELLTQPLIEILQADEQYLSGQMKVLD from the coding sequence ATGTTTCAGTTTATTCAACAGCAAAAAGATCTTGAAAATGTATTGGCATTGATGGGTCAGACGAAAACTTATGGGCTCGACACCGAATTTATTAAGGTGGATACCCTTTGGCCTAAACTTGGGCTTTTTCAGATCAACGTAAATGATCAGATTTATTTACTCGATGGTACAACACTGGATCTGACTGGTTTCTGGCAGCGGCTTTTTTCGGCTCAACAGAACGTCTTTCATGCCTGTAGTGAAGATATCGACCTGATTTACCATTATTCACAGCAGAAAGAGCTGAAGAATGTGTTTGATACACAGGTGGCATTATCTTTTCTGGGACATGGGTTGCAGGTCAGTTATCAGAATGCTTTAAAACTTATTCTTGATGTGGATATTGAAAAAGACCAGACCCGTTCAGACTGGCTGGCAAGACCCTTAAGTCCTGAGCAGATGAATTATGCAGCCAATGATGTGCTGTATCTGATGAAGCTCTCAGACAATATTCAGCTTGAACTTAAGAATAAAAGTCTACTCAGTTTTGTGCTTGAAGACTGTTCAAATCTGACACATGAAATTGGTGTGGAAACCCTTGCGGATGAGCTGTACCACGATATTGGCAACTACAGACATTCACGGCGTCAGTTAATGCAGCTGCAGCAGATTGCTGTCTGGCGCGAACAGATGGTCAAGGCATTAAATCAGCCGAGAAGTTTTATATTGCGTAATTCAACCATGATTGACATGGTCGAAAAAAATCCACGTAATCATTTTCAGCTTTCAACAGTAAAAGACATCAGACCCAATATTGTGCGAGAGCATGGTAAAACCATCCTGGATCTGCTGAAGTTTTTACCTGAGCAGGAACATTGGCCACTCAGAATGGCACGACCGATCAGACATGCAAGCAAAGAAACCGAATCCCGGGTGGAGATGGTGATTCAGAATGCATCGCTTGAAACGGATATTCCAAAAGAAGTTCTGATCAGAAAAAAATGGATGAATGCAATTTATCAGCATGTGGTATTTCATAATGATGAGGAAAAACTGCCTGCATTTTTGAAAGGGTGGCGTTATGAGTTGCTGACACAGCCCTTGATTGAAATTCTTCAGGCAGATGAACAGTATCTGTCAGGTCAGATGAAAGTACTTGATTAG
- a CDS encoding DUF6231 family protein — protein sequence MAEQNVITSMLEDLSAEQSIQTALCIGQDLTQYDNNQAIQWQYFNATDFLNLPFTQRFDLAFVLLDTDEMVAITLQHKSQLLVKLRDLMAKKIVVVCQRQDEQLLRSLGFTQLIDKTTHDSNFALWQFNILTYKHVPDWFNSKFWANPENWNKFRW from the coding sequence ATGGCTGAACAGAATGTCATTACATCTATGCTGGAAGATTTATCTGCCGAGCAGTCTATACAGACAGCACTCTGTATTGGGCAGGATCTGACGCAATATGACAACAATCAAGCAATTCAATGGCAGTATTTTAACGCAACTGATTTTTTAAATCTGCCATTTACGCAGCGTTTTGATCTTGCATTTGTTTTGCTGGATACCGATGAAATGGTGGCAATCACACTTCAGCACAAATCTCAGCTGCTTGTGAAGTTGCGGGATCTGATGGCAAAAAAGATTGTTGTGGTCTGTCAAAGGCAGGATGAGCAACTTTTAAGGTCTTTAGGGTTTACACAGCTGATAGATAAAACAACACATGACAGCAATTTTGCACTTTGGCAGTTCAATATATTGACCTACAAACATGTGCCGGACTGGTTCAATTCAAAATTCTGGGCAAATCCTGAAAACTGGAATAAATTTCGTTGGTAA
- a CDS encoding porin: MKKLLLAAAVSTLSLSAAQAAPTLYGKVNVSVDQFDNKSFGTENVTEVNSNASRIGVKGEEKISDKLSAVYLAEWEISVDGDEDDSQTFKKRNIFGGLKWADIGTLKVGNYDSYFKSAAASKNDIFNDHAFDITSMIYGEERLKNVIGFETDPKLLAGIGFNLMLQQGEENKKDGDNGIGDAISSSITYENKDLGLAVALGADFDVKGKYSASTFGSTKQATDAFRLAGSYDLGKVGVAGLGLNALYQTAEATSDEGKAANLEEDAWVINAAYKIAETPVTVKAQYQSADTSEKGQKDKTVDQYGLGVDYTLNKQAKLYGLVAQQKRDWTTTKTPEKKQTVFGVGLELNF, from the coding sequence ATGAAAAAATTGCTTCTCGCTGCCGCGGTATCAACCTTAAGCTTAAGTGCAGCGCAAGCAGCACCTACTCTTTATGGTAAGGTGAATGTCTCTGTTGATCAGTTTGATAATAAAAGCTTCGGCACAGAAAATGTGACTGAAGTAAATTCAAATGCTTCCCGTATTGGTGTTAAAGGCGAAGAAAAAATTTCTGATAAACTTTCTGCGGTTTACCTTGCTGAATGGGAAATCAGTGTTGATGGCGACGAAGATGACAGCCAGACTTTCAAAAAACGTAATATTTTCGGTGGTTTAAAATGGGCGGATATCGGTACTTTAAAAGTCGGTAACTATGACTCATATTTCAAAAGTGCTGCTGCCAGTAAAAATGATATTTTCAATGATCACGCTTTCGATATCACAAGCATGATTTATGGTGAAGAACGTCTTAAAAACGTTATTGGTTTCGAAACAGATCCTAAACTGCTTGCCGGCATTGGTTTCAACCTGATGCTTCAGCAGGGTGAAGAAAACAAAAAAGACGGTGACAACGGTATTGGCGATGCGATCTCATCATCCATTACTTATGAAAATAAAGATTTAGGTCTTGCAGTTGCTCTGGGTGCTGACTTTGATGTTAAAGGTAAATACTCTGCATCAACTTTTGGCAGCACGAAACAGGCAACTGATGCATTCCGCCTTGCAGGTTCATATGACCTAGGCAAAGTAGGCGTTGCAGGTCTAGGTCTGAATGCACTTTATCAAACTGCTGAAGCAACTTCAGATGAAGGTAAAGCTGCAAACCTTGAAGAAGATGCATGGGTAATCAATGCAGCATATAAAATTGCTGAAACACCTGTAACAGTTAAAGCTCAGTACCAGTCTGCTGACACTTCTGAAAAAGGTCAGAAAGACAAAACCGTTGATCAATACGGTTTAGGCGTTGACTATACCCTGAACAAACAGGCAAAACTGTACGGTCTAGTTGCTCAGCAGAAACGTGACTGGACAACAACAAAAACTCCTGAGAAGAAACAGACTGTATTTGGTGTAGGTCTGGAACTTAACTTCTGA